A region of Centropristis striata isolate RG_2023a ecotype Rhode Island chromosome 17, C.striata_1.0, whole genome shotgun sequence DNA encodes the following proteins:
- the LOC131989084 gene encoding phosphatidylcholine:ceramide cholinephosphotransferase 2-like, translated as MAASELIQDSDDVRPHVEANVTTTNPPTPPRVANGNPTRHASPPPPPSTDAHDGKTPQEGRKLSSLLKQNHLIQSLSSGLRRHCDYVKITVPEERANRLPKEWWKTGVAFLYAVFVLVFTTVIITVVHERVPDKSVSPPLPDKFFDYVDRVPWAFTVTEVNGLILVGLWFVQWIFLKHKAIIGRRCFFLIGTLYMYRAVTMYITTLPVPGKHMVCAPKLYNDSTGKIWRILRLISGGGLSLTGSHLMCGDFLYSGHTVMLTLSYLFIKEYSPRWMRWYVWICWLLSASGVVCILVAHEHYSIDVVVGYFATTRTFWWYHTMANTHTLRQAPNNYLSRTWWNPVFNFLEKNVQTTVPIVFSWPVALPSSCRQRYRMVEGGRDE; from the exons ATGGCAGCGTCAGAACTGATCCAGGACAGCGACGATGTCCGTCCTCATGTGGAAGCTAACGTGACCACGACGAATCCCCCAACGCCGCCAAGGGTCGCCAATGGGAACCCAACCCGCCACGCCTCCCCGCCGCCGCCACCCTCCACGGACGCCCACGACGGCAAGACCCCTCAGGAGGGGCGTAAGCTGAGCAGCCTGCTGAAGCAGAACCACCTGATCCAGTCTCTGAGCAGCGGGCTGAGGCGCCACTGCGACTACGTCAAGATCACGGTGCCGGAGGAGCGCGCCAACCGCCTCCCCAAGGAGTGGTGGAAGACGGGCGTGGCCTTCCTCTACGCCGTCTTCGTGCTGGTCTTCACCACCGTCATCATCACCGTGGTCCACGAGCGCGTGCCGGACAAGTCGGTGAGCCCGCCGCTGCCCGACAAGTTCTTCGACTACGTGGACCGCGTGCCCTGGGCCTTCACCGTCACCGAGGTCAACGGGCTGATCCTGGTCGGGCTCTGGTTCGTCCAGTGGATCTTCCTCAAACACAA AGCGATCATCGGTCGCCGCTGTTTCTTCCTGATCGGGACGCTCTACATGTACCGCGCCGTCACCATGTACATCACCACGCTGCCCGTGCCCGGGAAACACATGGTCTGCGCTCCCAAG CTTTACAACGACTCGACTGGGAAAATCTGGAGGATTTTGAGGCTGATCTCAGGAGGAG gtCTGTCTCTGACCGGCTCTCACCTGATGTGTGGAGACTTCCTGTACAGCGGTCACACCGTCATGCTGACGCTGTCCTACCTCTTCATCAAAGAGT actccCCCCGCTGGATGCGCTGGTACGTGTGGATCTGTTGGCTGCTCAGCGCCTCTGGAGTCGTCTGCATCCTCGTCGCTCACGAGCATTACAGCATCGACGTGGTGGTGGGGTACTTCGCCACCACCAGGACCTTCTGGTGGTACCACACCATGGCCAACACACAt ACGCTGCGCCAGGCTCCCAACAACTACCTGTCGAGGACGTGGTGGAACCCCGTCTTTAACTTCCTGGAGAAGAACGTGCAGACGACGGTTCCCATCGTGTTCTCGTGGCCCGTGGCGCTGCCCTCCTCCTGCAGGCAGCGCTACAGGATGGTGGAGGGCGGCAGGGACGAGTGA